ATACCGTGATCCGCATCGGTGGCTACGCCAAGCTGGATGCCATCGCCGATTCGCGCGCGGCTGGCGACGAGGACCAGTTCATTCCCTCGTCGATGCCGGTGGGCGGCAGCCACCGCGATGTCTCCAACTTCAACATCCACGCCAAGCAGACCCGCTTCAGCTTCGAGGCGCGGCGCCCGACCACGCACGGCAACCTGCGCTTCTACCTGGAGAACGACTTCTTCGGCAGCAGCGACGGCTACGAGTTCCGCCTGCGTCATGCCTATGGCCAGCTCGGCAATACCTATGCCGGTTATGGCTATTCCAGCTTCATGGACCCGGACAGCCTGCCCGACACGCTGGATTTCGCCGGGCCCGGCGGCGCGGGCTATCTGCTGGTGGCCGGCATCCACCACAGCTTCGCGATGGGCAAGGGCAACACCCTGACCGTGGCGGCTGAAGACCCGAAGACCGAACTGGCCGGTGCCAGTGATGAGCGGGCTGCGGTGAACCGTCTGCCGGACGTAACCGTGACCGCACGCATGGAGCGTGACTGGGGCCACCTGCAGCTGGGCGCGGTGGCGCGCAACCTGGCCTATGACGGCGAAGGTGAGCGCGACCGGCGCATGGCAGGCGGCCTGCAGCTGAGCGGCTCGGCATCGGTGGGCGAGCGCGACCTGCTGCTGTTCGGTGCACTCGGTGGCCGCGGTCTCAGCCGCTACACCGCCGACCTGACCGGCTCCGGGCTGGACGCGGTGGTCGGTGCCGATGGCCGTCTCGACGCGCTGGACCTGCACGGCGGCTTCGTTGGCTACACCCATTACTGGTCCGGGCTGTGGCGATCGAACCTGATCTTCGGCCAGCTGACCCTGGAGCGTAACCCCGCATTGGCCGCCGACGCATTCCGGCAGAGCCGCTACGGCGTGTTCAACCTGATCTGGAGCCCGGCGCCCTCGTGGACCATGGGCATGGAGCTGCTGTACGGGCGCCTGGAACAGCAGGGCGGCGCGCGCGGCGACACCGTCCGGGTGCAGGGCAGCCTGCAATACAACTTCATCAAGTAAGCGCCAGCGGCGTTACGCCAGCGCAACCGTCCCCACGCCCGGCCGCACCGGGCTCATGCCAGTACAGGAGATTGTCATGGCAGAAGCAAAGAAAATCGGGGTGGTCGGAGCCACCTTCCTCGTCGCCGGCAACATGATGGGCTCAGGCGT
This genomic window from Stenotrophomonas maltophilia contains:
- a CDS encoding DcaP family trimeric outer membrane transporter, which codes for MRLAVLSLACLGALAITPAYAQQGDAGDAQALRREIAAMRQALEGMQQRLDRLEQRDAVPAQATALPETGPIASAAPSDVIHRTQVPGVAQPVLPQRDSVADPSTAASRPDSAAGPTDPDLKGFFAIPGTDTVIRIGGYAKLDAIADSRAAGDEDQFIPSSMPVGGSHRDVSNFNIHAKQTRFSFEARRPTTHGNLRFYLENDFFGSSDGYEFRLRHAYGQLGNTYAGYGYSSFMDPDSLPDTLDFAGPGGAGYLLVAGIHHSFAMGKGNTLTVAAEDPKTELAGASDERAAVNRLPDVTVTARMERDWGHLQLGAVARNLAYDGEGERDRRMAGGLQLSGSASVGERDLLLFGALGGRGLSRYTADLTGSGLDAVVGADGRLDALDLHGGFVGYTHYWSGLWRSNLIFGQLTLERNPALAADAFRQSRYGVFNLIWSPAPSWTMGMELLYGRLEQQGGARGDTVRVQGSLQYNFIK